Proteins co-encoded in one Osmerus mordax isolate fOsmMor3 chromosome 11, fOsmMor3.pri, whole genome shotgun sequence genomic window:
- the LOC136951348 gene encoding uncharacterized protein, translated as MTKARGGTTQPSTPPPCSTHGAFQLPGFQAAGDLMIGGIFPLHYRVELPITKYTSAPPKAQCHGLDLRAFRWAQTLRLAVEQINQNQEFLPNHTLGYKIFDSCATPITALRAALSSLNEPGEENSPLCTGTGRLLALVGESGSSQSIVLSRTLQPFRIPMISYFSTCSCLSNRKEFPNFFRVVPNDDYQVKALARLLQQFGWRWIGVVLEDHDYGRFALQGLQREIQGTDVCLAYSEMIPKDYRRERVLQILEVMQTSSARVVVVLAVEGELYPFLREFEKQKIPGLQWVASEAWVSAKVLAKAFPFLDGTVGFAVREGKVPGLGEFVRKVKPETYPSNPLVRELWGELYGCDPSLPPSTAPLPLCTGKEVLLEEQSAYMDFSGPRVTYNVYKAVYAIAHSLHNLLSCQPDAGPFLNQSCALSSNIDPWQLQHYLQEVSFNASGEEVNFDLKGGSIPSYDLMNWQRNPDGNPRFVKVGLFDGTKDSGKELVIQEEAIVWAGHQSQAMVSVCSSSCAPGSRKAVRHGEPLCCFDCVPCDSGKISNQTDSFECTVCPEDFWSNDDGTRCIPKTVEFLSHDAMGLSLTVIAVVGACLTIAVLGVFLHNRNTPIVRINNSELSFFILISLTLCFLCALVFVGEPTTWSCMLRHTAFSITFSLCISCILGKTLVVLAAFTSTRPGNNIMRWLGPRQQRVIIFSCTLVQVIICTAWLTDAPPFPSRNSQYQSSKIILECSVGSSLAFWCVLGYISLLACLCFILAFLARKLPGNFNEAKFITFSMLIFCAVWVSFIPAYVSSPGKYADAVETFAILASSYGLLFCLFAPKCLIILLRPEQNTKQHLMGKKLWCLLSPCLVSFLIQMSASPLLPTASPPASAPASVCSLQNDFAPGFVAEGDYVIGGIFPLHYNQEMPDINYTYKPAAVKCNGFDPRAFRWAQTLRLAVEQINQNQEFLPNHTLGYKIFDSCAYPLTGQRAALAVLNSPSQAQPSTCSGASLLAVVGESGSAQSIVVSGILEPFRIPMISYFSSCACLSDRRKYPTFFRVIPNDDYQVKAMAQLLVRFGWRWVGVVRGDHAYGRFALQGLLRELSSTEVCVAYQEMIPLLYDRDKALEIMQVMRTSRARVVVVFSAEGEMTPFLRDYMEQNITGIQWVASEAWVTASVFTASEYYPFLGGTIGFGIRQGSIPGLEGYLREVNPQRYPSNPLVTELWEALYGCTPSPSSSTPSSSSSLPLCTGQEVLLEQHSAYMNTSSPRVAYNVYKAVYAIAHSLHNLLSCKPGAGPFLNQSCALSGNIHPWQLQHYLQEVAFSISSQQVNFDLKGDSIPYYDIINWQRGSDGKIEFVNVGLFDGTKDSGKELVIQEEAIVWAGHQSQAMVSVCSSSCAPGSRKAVRHGEPLCCFDCVPCDSGKISNQTDSIECTVCPEDFWSNDDGTRCIPKTVEFLSHDAMGLSLTVIAVVGACLTIAVLGVFLHNRNTPIVRINNSELSFFILISLTLCFLCALVFVGEPTTWSCMLRHTAFSITFSLCISCILGKTLVVLAAFTSTRPGNNIMRWLGPRQQRVIIFSCTLVQVIICTAWLTDAPPFPSRNSQYQSSKIILECSVGSSLAFWCVLGYISLLACLCFVLAFLARKLPGNFNEAKFITFSMLIFCAVWVSFIPAYVSSPGKYADAVETFAILASSYGLLFCLFAPKCFIILLRPEQNTKQHLMGKK; from the exons ATGACGAAAGCCAGGG GCGGCACCACCCAGCCCTCgaccccaccaccctgctccacCCACGGGGCGTTCCAGCTGCCGGGCTTCCAAGCTGCTGGAGACTTGATGATCGGGGGGATTTTCCCCCTCCACTACCGGGTGGAGCTGCCCATCACAAAATACACCTCCGCGCCCCCGAAGGCCCAGTGCCACGG GCTTGACCTGAGAGCGTTCCGCTGGGCTCAGACCCTGAGGCTGGCCGTGGAGCAGATCAACCAAAACCAGGAGTTTCTGCCCAACCACACGCTGGGGTACAAGATCTTCGACTCGTGTGCCACGCCCATCACGGCCCTCAGGGCGGCTCTGTCTTCATTGAACGAACCAGGGGAGGAGAACAGCCCCCTGTGTACTGGTACCGGACGTCTGCTGGCGCTGGTCGGGGAGTCTGGTTCTTCACAGTCAATCGTCTTGTCCAGAACTCTGCAGCCGTTTAGAATCCCCATG ATAAGCTACTTCTCCACCTGCTCTTGCCTCAGCAACAGGAAGGAGTTCCCAAACTTCTTCCGCGTGGTTCCCAACGACGACTACCAGGTGAAGGCCCTGGCTCGCCTGCTGCAGCAGTTTGGCTGGCGGTGGATCGGCGTGGTCCTGGAGGACCACGACTACGGACGCTTCGCCCTGCAGGGCCTGCAGAGGGAGATCCAGGGCACTGACGTCTGCCTGGCCTACAGCGAGATGATCCCCAAGGACTACAGACGCGAGCGGGTGCTGCAGATCCTGGAGGTGATGCAGACTTCCTCGGCacgtgtggtggtggtgttagcGGTCGAGGGGGAGTTGTACCCCTTCTTACGGGAGTTTGAGAAGCAGAAGATCCCGGGGCTCCAGTGGGTGGCCAGCGAGGCGTGGGTCAGCGCCAAGGTTCTGGCGAAGGCCTTCCCCTTCCTGGATGGGACGGTGGGCTTTGCGGTCCGCGAGGGGAAGGTCCCAGGGCTCGGGGAGTTTGTGCGGAAGGTGAAGCCCGAGACatacccctccaaccccctggTGAGGGAGCTCTGGGGAGAGCTGTATGGCTGTgacccct ctctgcccccctccactgcccctctgcccctctgcaCAGGTAAGGAGGTTCTCCTGGAGGAGCAGTCTGCCTACATGGACTTTTCTGGGCCCAGAGTGACGTATAACGTGTACAAGGCTGTGTACGCCATCGCCCACTCTCTTCACAACCTCCTCAGCTGCCAGCCTGACGCAGGGCCCTTCCTCAACCAGTCATGTGCTCTCAGCAGCAACATTGACCCCTGGCAG CTTCAGCACTATCTCCAGGAAGTGTCCTTCAATGCATCTGGAGAGGAGGTGAACTTTGACCTGAAAGGAGGCTCCATTCCCTCCTACGACCTGATGAACTGGCAGAGGAACCCTGATGGAAACCCCCGGTTCGTGAAGGTCGGCCTGTTTGACGGAACAAAGGATTCTGGGAAGGAGCTGGTGATCCAGGAGGAGGCAATAGTGTGGGCGGGGCATCAGAGCCAGGCAA tggtgtctgtgtgcagctCCAGCTGTGCTCCAGGATCCAGGAAGGCTGTCCGTCATGGGGAGCCTCTGTGCTGCTTTGACTGTGTACCATGTGACAGCGGCAAGATCAGTAATCAGACAG ATTCTTTTGAGTGCACCGTTTGTCCTGAGGACTTCTGGTCGAACGACGATGGCACCAGGTGCATCCCAAAGACAGTGGAGTTCCTGTCCCACGACGCCATGGGCTTGTCCCTGACGGTGATCGCTGTAGTGGGAGCCTGTCTGACCATAGCTGTCCTGGGAGTCTTCCTCCACAACAGGAACACCCCCATCGTCCGCATCAACAACTCAGAGCTGAGTTTCTTCATCCTgatctccctgactctctgcttcctgtgtgcgcTGGTCTTTGTGGGGGAGCCCACTACCTGGTCCTGCATGCTGCGTCACACGGCCTTCAGCATCACCTTCTCCCTCTGCATCTCCTGCATCCTGGGCAAGACCCTGGTGGTCCTGGCtgccttcacctccaccaggcCCGGGAACAACATCATGAGGTGGCTGGGGCCCAGGCAGCAGAGGGTCATCATCTTCAGCTGCACCCTGGTCCAGGTGATCATCTGTACAGCCTGGCTCACAGatgcccctcccttcccctccaggAACTCCCAGTACCAAAGCTCCAAGATCATTCTAGAATGCAGCGTGGGCTCCAGCCTGGCGTTCTGGTGCGTTCTGGGATACATCAGCCTCCTGGCCTGCCTGTGCTTCATCTTGGCTTTCCTGGCCCGCAAGTTGCCCGGCAACTTCAACGAGGCCAAGTTCATCACCTTCAGCATGCTGATCTTCTGCGCCGTGTGGGTGTCGTTCATCCCCGCGTACGTCAGCTCTCCTGGGAAGTACGCCGACGCAGTGGAGACCTTTGCCATCCTGGCCTCCAGTTACGGCCTGCTCTTCTGCCTGTTCGCTCCCAAGTGTTTAATCATCCTCCTGAGGCCTGAGCAGAACACCAAACAGCATCTCATGGGGAAGAAAT TGTGGTGTCTCCTGTCCCCCTGCCTGGTCTCCTTCCTCATCCAAatgtctgcctctcccctgttGCCCACggcctctcccccggcctcgGCCCCAGCCTCCGTGTGCTCTCTGCAGAATGACTTTGCGCCAGGGTTTGTGGCCGAGGGAGACTATGTGATTGGAGGGATATTTCCCCTGCACTACAACCAGGAGATGCCTGACATTAACTACACCTACAAACCTGCAGCCGTCAAGTGTAACgg GTTTGACCCCAGAGCGTTCCGTTGGGCTCAGACCCTGAGGCTGGCCGTGGAGCAGATCAACCAGAACCAGGAGTTTCTGCCCAACCACACGCTGGGGTACAAGATCTTCGACTCGTGTGCCTATCCTCTGACAGGCCAGAGGGCTGCCCTGGCTGTGCTGAACAGCCCCAGCCAGgcccagccctccacctgctccgGAGCCTCTCTCCTGGCCGTGGTGGGAGAATCCGGCTCCGCTCAGTCCATCGTGGTGTCTGGAATCCTGGAGCCTTTCAGAATCCCCATG ATCAGCTACTTCTCATCGTGTGCGTGCCTCAGCGACAGGAGAAAGTACCCCACGTTCTTCAGAGTCATCCCCAACGATGACtaccag gtgaaagCCATGGCCCAGCTGCTGGTGCGTTTcgggtggaggtgggtgggggtggtgcggGGCGACCATGCGTACGGACGCTTCGCCCTGCAGGGCCTTCTGAGGGAGCTGAGCAGCACGGAGGTTTGTGTGGCCTACCAGGAGATGATCCCCCTGCTGTACGACAGAGACAAAGCCCTGGAGATCATGCAG GTCATGCGTACCTCCAGAgccagggtggtggtggtgttctcTGCTGAGGGGGAGATGACTCCCTTCCTCAGGGACTACATGGAGCAGAACATCACAGGGATCCAGTGGGTGGCCAGCGAGGCCTGGGTCACGGCCTCCGTCTTCACGGCCAGCGAGTACTACCCCTTCCTGGGGGGCACCATAGGCTTTGGCATCCGGCAAGGCTCCATCCCCGGCCTGGAGGGCTACCTGCGGGAGGTGAACCCCCAGAGatacccctccaaccccctggTGACGGAGCTGTGGGAGGCTCTCTACGGCtgcaccccctccccttcctcatccaccccttcttcctcctcttcgctCCCCCTATGCACAGGACAGGAAGTTCTCCTGGAGCAGCACTCTGCCTACATGAACACCTCCAGTCCCAGGGTGGCCTATAACGTGTACAAGGCTGTGTACGCCATCGCCCACTCTCTCCACAACCTCCTCAGCTGCAAGCCTGGCGCAGGGCCCTTCCTCAACCAGTCATGTGCTCTCAGCGGCAACATTCACCCCTGGCAG CTCCAGCATTATCTCCAAGAAGTCGCATTCTCCATTTCCAGCCAGCAGGTGAACTTTGACCTGAAAGGAGATTCCATTCCATACTATGACATCATCAACTGGCAGAGGGGCAGCGACGGGAAGATCGAGTTTGTCAACGTCGGCTTGTTCGACGGAACAAAGGATTCTGGGAAGGAGCTGGTGATCCAGGAGGAGGCGATAGTGTGGGCGGGGCATCAGAGCCAGGCAA tggtgtctgtgtgcagctCCAGCTGTGCTCCAGGATCCAGGAAGGCTGTCCGTCATGGGGAGCCTCTGTGCTGCTTTGACTGTGTACCATGTGACAGCGGCAAGATCAGTAATCAGACAG ATTCTATAGAGTGCACCGTTTGTCCTGAGGACTTCTGGTCAAACGACGATGGCACCAGGTGCATCCCAAAGACAGTGGAGTTCCTGTCCCACGACGCCATGGGCTTGTCCCTGACGGTGATCGCTGTAGTGGGAGCCTGTCTGACCATAGCTGTCCTGGGAGTCTTCCTCCACAACAGGAACACCCCCATCGTCCGCATCAACAACTCAGAGCTGAGTTTCTTCATCCTgatctccctgactctctgcttcctgtgtgcgcTGGTCTTTGTGGGGGAGCCCACTACCTGGTCCTGCATGCTGCGTCACACGGCCTTCAGCATCACCTTCTCCCTCTGCATCTCCTGCATCCTGGGCAAGACCCTGGTGGTCCTGGCtgccttcacctccaccaggcCCGGGAACAACATCATGAGGTGGCTGGGGCCCAGGCAGCAGAGGGTCATCATCTTCAGCTGCACCCTGGTCCAGGTGATCATCTGTACAGCCTGGCTCACAGatgcccctcccttcccctccaggAACTCCCAGTACCAAAGCTCCAAGATCATTCTAGAATGCAGCGTGGGCTCCAGCCTGGCGTTCTGGTGCGTTCTGGGATACATCAGCCTCCTGGCCTGCCTGTGCTTCGTCTTGGCTTTCCTGGCCCGCAAGTTGCCCGGAAACTTCAACGAGGCCAAGTTCATCACCTTCAGCATGCTGATCTTCTGCGCCGTGTGGGTGTCGTTCATCCCCGCGTACGTCAGCTCTCCTGGGAAGTACGCCGACGCAGTGGAGACCTTTGCCATCCTGGCCTCCAGTTACGGCCTGCTTTTCTGCCTGTTCGCTCCCAAGTGTTTCATCATCCTCCTGAGGCCTGAGCAGAACACCAAACAGCATCTCATGGGGAAGAAATAA
- the LOC136951382 gene encoding extracellular calcium-sensing receptor-like produces the protein MTCLGAKLLVLGVRLLVGQLCSVVSQDRCSFLGLEETGSLYEEGDLVIGGLFPLHNSPVSPVLSFQWKPQPHTYNFSPRALRWMQTMAFAVREINQREDLLPQLKLGFHIRDSCDDVHTSLQEALFLVNGKPETARASGGADLPDSGLDPSPSPGPGTRHGLGCSAAHKARSPVIIGDAGSGVSMALLRTLGSFNIPLVSYFASCSCLSDQSKFPTFMRTMPSDAFQIRALARLVHYFGWTWVGVIGVESAYARFAIQLFLQAAEQFGVCPAYVHFYPVVLTDRPLDELVDVIQGSSSRIVLNFSGEPELASILREMRRRNITGLQWVASEAWATAKSLWGEFGDMLKGTLGFGIHKADIIPGLGDHLTRLDAASACQSPFMAELWQEMFDCWLNGSSNTHSHTESNPDRGPCRGTERLSDVYSAYSDVTDLRVSYNVYKAVYLITHALHDMGNCVRGQGPFFNGTCGDLKDFKPWQLLHYMRRVKFSTLGEEVRFDDNGDPIASYDLMNWHKGPDGSLRLVKVGFYNALLVDEQELVINDSAIQWPVGQQAARSVCSESCPPGTRLANRKGQPVCCFDCIPCSDGEVSNHTDSLNCIHCSEDSWPNAGRDDCVPKMVDFLSYHEPMGVVLCCVSLLGAGSSLSVLAVFLSHRHTPVVRGNNMELSFLLLLFLCICFLISLLFIGEPSDWLCRVRYPAFGISFALCISCLLAKTAVVLIAFRATLPGSDVMKWFGPTQQKASVLVCTAIQGLICIIWLLTTPPHANRNTAYLGAVIILECAVGSEIGFWCVLGYIGLLASLCLLLAFLARKLPDNFNEAKLITFSMLIFFAVWVTFIPVYVSTAGKYTVAVHIFAILASTFGLLLCIFAPKCYVVMLKPEKNNRKQMMRK, from the exons ATGACGTGCCTGGGAGCCAAGCTCTTGGTGCTCGGGGTTCGTCTCCTGGTGGGCCAGCTGTGCTCTGTGGTGTCCCAGGACCGGTGCTCCTTCCTGGGCTTGGAGGAGACTGGCAGCCTCTACGAGGAGGGAGATCTGGTCATCGGAGGCTTGTTCCCTCTCCACAACAGTCCCGTCTCTCCTGTTCTTTCCTTTCAATGGAAACCGCAACCGCACACTTATAA CTTCAGTCCGCGAGCCCTGCGCTGGATGCAGACCATGGCGTTCGCCGTGAGAGAGATCAACCAGCGCGAGGACCTGCTCCCTCAGCTGAAACTGGGCTTCCACATCAGGGACAGCTGTGACGACGTGCACACGTCCCTCCAGGAGGCCCTGTTCCTGGTCAACGGCAAGCCAGAGACAGCCAGGGCTTCTGGGGGCGCCGATCTGCCTGACTCAGGCTTGGATCCTAGTCCTAGTCCCGGTCCAGGGACCAGACATGGTCTTGGATGTTCAGCTGCACACAAAGCTCGGTCACCTGTCATCATAGGCGACGCTGGCTCTGGAGTCTCCATGGCCTTGTTAAGAACTCTAGGTTCCTTCAACATCCCCCTG gtGAGCTACTTTGCCTCCTGCAGCTGTCTGAGCGACCAGAGCAAGTTCCCCACGTTCATGCGGACGATGCCGAGCGATGCCTTCCAGATCCGGGCCCTGGCACGCCTGGTGCACTACTTCGGCTGGACCTGGGTGGGCGTGATCGGGGTGGAGTCCGCCTACGCACGCTTCGCCATCCAGCTGTTCCTCCAGGCAGCCGagcagtttggtgtgtgtcccGCCTACGTCCACTTCTACCCTGTggtgctgacagacaggccgTTGGATGAGCTGGTGGACGTCATTCAG ggctcctcctccaggatcgTCCTGAACTTCTCTGGTGAGCCGGAGCTCGCCTCCATCCTGAGAGAGATGCGACGCCGCAACATCACCGGCCTGCAGTGGGTCGCCAGCGAGGCTTGGGCCACCGCCAAGTCCCTCTGGGGAGAGTTTGGGGACATGCTGAAGGGCACCCTGGGTTTTGGGATCCACAAGGCGGACATTATCCCCGGGCTGGGAGATCACCTGACCCGGCTGGACGCGGCCAGCGCATGTCAGTCCCCCTTCATGGCTGAGCTCTGGCAGGAGATGTTTGACTGTTGGTTAAACGggtcctccaacacacactctcacacagagtcGAACCCGGACAGGGGGCCCTGCCGTGGGACAGAGAGGTTATCGGATGTCTACTCTGCCTACTCTGACGTGACGGACCTCAGGGTGTCGTACAACGTCTACAAGGCTGTTTACCTCATCACCCACGCCCTGCATGACATGGGGAACTGCGTTAGGGGGCAAGGTCCCTTCTTCAATGGGACCTGTGGGGACCTGAAGGATTTCAAAccatggcag TTGCTGCACTACATGAGGAGGGTGAAGTTCTCCActctgggggaggaggtcaGATTCGATGACAACGGCGACCCCATAGCCTCCTACGACCTCATGAACTGGCACAAGGGTCCCGATGGCTCCCTGCGATTGGTTAAAGTGGGCTTCTATAACGCCTTATTGGTTGATGAGCAGGAACTGGTCATAAATGACTCAGCTATTCAGTGGCCCGTCGGCCAACAG GCAGCTCGCTCTGTGTGCAGTGAGAGCTGCCCTCCTGGCACCCGATTGGCCAACAGGAAGGGGCAGCCAGTGTGCTGCTTCGACTGCATCCCCTGTTCTGACGGGGAGGTCAGCAACCACACCG ATTCCTTAAACTGCATCCACTGCTCAGAGGACAGCTGGCCCAACGCAGGCAGGGACGACTGTGTCCCCAAGATGGTGGACTTCCTGTCCTACCACGAGCCCATGGGCGTGGTCTTGTGCTGCGTGTCTCTGCTAGGAGCCGGCTCCTCCCTGTCTGTGCTGGCCGTGTTCCtcagccacagacacacccccGTCGTCCGCGGCAACAACATGGAGCTcagcttcctgctcctcctcttcctctgcatcTGCTTCCTCATTAGTCTCCTGTTCATCGGCgagccctctgattggctgtgccgtgTGCGGTACCCAGCGTTTGGGATCAGTTTTGCCCTCTGCATTTCCTGCCTCCTGGCCAAGACTGCTGTGGTGTTGATTGCCTTCAGGGCCACCCtgccaggaagtgatgtcatgaaGTGGTTTGGCCCCACCCAGCAGAAAGCCAGTGTTCTGGTGTGCACTGCCATCCAG ggaCTGATCTGTATAATCTGGCTCCTCACCACCCCCCCGCACGCCAACCGCAACACCGCCTACCTCGGTGCCGTCATCATACTGGAGTGTGCCGTGGGGTCGGAGATCGGCTTCTGGTGCGTTCTGGGATACATCGGCCTgctggcctccctctgcctcctcctggccttcctgGCCAGGAAACTCCCAGACAACTTCAACGAGGCCAAGCTAATCACCTTCAGCATGCTGATCTTCTTTGCAGTGTGGGTCACGTTCATCCCTGTGTACGTGAGCACGGCTGGGAAGTACACGGTGGCTGTGCACATCTTCGCCATCCTGGCCTCCACCTTCGGCCTTCTGCTGTGTATTTTCGCGCCCAAGTGCTACGTTGTCATGCTGAAACCGGAGAAGAACAACAGGAAACAGATGATGCGGAAGTAA
- the LOC136951349 gene encoding extracellular calcium-sensing receptor-like, which translates to MSASPLLPTASPPASAPASVCSLQNDFAPGFVAEGDYVIGGIFPLHYNQEMPDINYTYKPAAVKCNGFDPRAFRWAQTLRLAVEQINQNQEAALAVLNSPSQAQPSTCSGASLLAVVGESGSAQSIVVSGILEPFRIPMISYFSSCACLSDRRKYPTFFRVIPNDDYQVKAMAQLLVRFGWRWVGVVRGDHAYGRFALQGLLRELSSTEVCVAYQEMIPLLYDRDKALEIMQVMRTSRARVVVVFSAEGEMTPFLRDYMEQNITGIQWVASEAWVTASVFTASEYYPFLGGTIGFGIRQGSIPGLEGYLREVNPQRYPSNPLVTELWEALYGCTPSPSSSTPSSSSSLPLCTGQEVLLEQHSAYMNTSSPRVAYNVYKAVYAIAHSLHNLLSCKPGAGPFLNQSCALSGNIHPWQLQHYLQEVAFSISSQQVNFDLKGNSIPYFDIINWQRGSDGKIEFVNVGLFDGTKDSGKELVIQEEAIVWAGHQSQAMVSVCSSSCAPGSRKAVRHGEPLCCFDCVPCDSGKISNQTDSIECTVCPEDFWSNDDGTSCIPKTVEFLSNDTMSLSLTVIAVVGACLTIGVLGVFLHNRNTPIVRINNSELSFFILISLTLCFLCALVFLGEPTTWSCMLRHTAFSITFSLCISCILGKTLVVLAAFTSTRPGNNIMRWLGPRQQRVIIFGCTLVQVIICTAWLTDAPPFRVSITDVDYKPPILRVRGLTPGDRAKIILECSVGSSLAFWCVLGYISLLACLCFILAFLARKLPGNFNEAKFITFSMLIFCAVWVSFIPAYVSSPGKYADAVETFAILASSYGLLFCLFAPKCFIILLRPEQNTKQHLMGKK; encoded by the exons atgtctgcctctcccctgttGCCCACggcctctcccccggcctcgGCCCCAGCCTCCGTGTGCTCTCTGCAGAATGACTTTGCGCCAGGGTTTGTGGCCGAGGGAGACTATGTGATTGGAGGGATATTTCCCCTGCACTACAACCAGGAGATGCCTGACATTAACTACACCTACAAACCTGCAGCCGTCAAGTGTAACgg GTTTGACCCCAGAGCGTTCCGTTGGGCTCAGACCCTGAGGCTGGCCGTGGAGCAGATCAACCAGAACCAGGAGGCTGCCCTGGCTGTGCTGAACAGCCCCAGCCAGgcccagccctccacctgctccgGAGCCTCTCTCCTGGCCGTGGTGGGAGAATCCGGCTCCGCTCAGTCCATCGTGGTGTCTGGAATCCTGGAGCCTTTCAGAATCCCCATG ATCAGCTACTTCTCATCGTGTGCGTGCCTCAGCGACAGGAGAAAGTACCCCACGTTCTTCAGAGTCATCCCCAACGATGACtaccag gtgaaagCCATGGCCCAGCTGCTGGTGCGTTTcgggtggaggtgggtgggggtggtgcggGGCGACCATGCGTACGGACGCTTCGCCCTGCAGGGCCTTCTGAGGGAGCTGAGCAGCACGGAGGTTTGTGTGGCCTACCAGGAGATGATCCCCCTGCTGTACGACAGAGACAAAGCCCTGGAGATCATGCAG GTCATGCGTACCTCCAGAgccagggtggtggtggtgttctcTGCTGAGGGGGAGATGACTCCCTTCCTCAGGGACTACATGGAGCAGAACATCACAGGGATCCAGTGGGTGGCCAGCGAGGCCTGGGTCACGGCCTCCGTCTTCACGGCCAGCGAGTACTACCCCTTCCTGGGGGGCACCATAGGCTTTGGCATCCGGCAAGGCTCCATCCCCGGCCTGGAGGGCTACCTGCGGGAGGTGAACCCCCAGAGatacccctccaaccccctggTGACGGAGCTGTGGGAGGCTCTCTACGGCtgcaccccctccccttcctcatccaccccctcttcctcctcttcgctCCCCCTCTGCACAGGACAGGAAGTTCTCCTGGAGCAGCACTCTGCCTACATGAACACCTCCAGTCCCAGGGTGGCCTATAACGTGTACAAGGCTGTGTACGCCATCGCCCACTCTCTCCACAACCTCCTCAGCTGCAAGCCTGGCGCAGGGCCCTTCCTCAACCAGTCATGTGCTCTCAGCGGCAACATTCACCCCTGGCAG CTCCAGCACTATCTCCAAGAAGTCGCCTTTTCCATTTCCAGCCAGCAGGTGAACTTTGACCTGAAAGGAAATTCCATTCCGTACTTTGACATCATCAACTGGCAGAGGGGCAGCGACGGGAAGATCGAGTTTGTCAACGTCGGCTTGTTCGACGGAACAAAGGATTCTGGGAAGGAGCTGGTGATCCAGGAGGAGGCGATAGTGTGGGCGGGGCATCAGAGCCAGGCAA tggtgtctgtgtgcagctCCAGCTGTGCTCCAGGATCCAGGAAGGCTGTCCGTCATGGGGAGCCTCTGTGCTGCTTTGACTGTGTACCATGTGACAGCGGCAAGATCAGTAATCAGACAG ATTCTATAGAGTGCACCGTTTGTCCTGAGGACTTCTGGTCGAACGACGATGGCACCAGTTGCATCCCAAAGACAGTGGAGTTCCTGTCCAACGACACCATGAGCTTGTCCCTGACGGTGATCGCCGTAGTGGGAGCCTGTCTGACCATAGGTGTGCTGGGAGTCTTCCTCCACAACAGGAACACCCCCATCGTCCGCATCAACAACTCAGAGCTGAGTTTCTTCATCTTgatctccctgactctctgcttcctgtgtgcgcTGGTCTTTCTGGGGGAGCCCACTACCTGGTCCTGCATGCTGCGTCACACGGCCTTCAGCATCACCTTCTCCCTCTGCATCTCCTGCATCCTGGGCAAGACCCTGGTGGTCCTGGCtgccttcacctccaccaggcCCGGGAACAACATCATGAGGTGGCTGGGGCCCAGGCAGCAGAGGGTCATCATCTTTGGCTGCACCCTGGTCCAGGTGATCATCTGTACAGCCTGGCTCACAGATGCCCCTCCCTTCAGGGTGTCAATCACAGACGTGGACTACAAGCCGCCAATCCTGCGCGTGCGTGGGCTGACCCCGGGTGATAGGGCCAAGATCATTCTAGAATGCAGCGTTGGCTCCAGCCTGGCGTTCTGGTGCGTTCTGGGATACATCAGCCTCCTGGCCTGCCTGTGCTTCATCTTGGCCTTCCTGGCCCGCAAGTTGCCCGGCAACTTCAACGAGGCCAAGTTCATCACCTTCAGCATGCTGATCTTCTGCGCCGTGTGGGTGTCGTTCATCCCGGCGTACGTCAGCTCTCCTGGGAAGTACGCCGACGCAGTGGAGACCTTTGCCATCCTGGCCTCCAGTTACGGCCTGCTCTTCTGCCTGTTCGCTCCCAAGTGTTTCATCATCCTCCTGAGGCCTGAGCAGAACACCAAACAGCATCTCATGGGGAAGAAATAA